A genomic window from Nematostella vectensis chromosome 9, jaNemVect1.1, whole genome shotgun sequence includes:
- the LOC125572507 gene encoding phenolphthiocerol/phthiocerol polyketide synthase subunit C-like, with translation MILYSSEGQIHEFASNSGCIAFSGLVTEVGSRRSRFKPSNKVCGIITPCRVGEKIRVKEVHLLIQPEVFTEVQAAAFPYCIVIACKVLDRSLSGKTSPTVLIHEAQTGLGYTTAAIAAAMGHKTVCSTTQLGNESTRRILQNAGIEGIVDVSCLDLEDECKAKFDAVLFLSSPKPGAMKRSLSSLKHDGKLVVACEDFTGQAILSGRSSICYDRIRPSELLMGTNESFEEMWLSCQSMLMRTGVLQKLLVVPQETTSVYRAVKKWNSEEKWPQQEKRSTIYRMFMFDKNERPCAQIPGLDIFGLKRDRTYMVAGGVRGFGFQLAQSFAENGAKTVVLLARSPPSEEKKKVVQEIERRTGARMIMEQVDLSSETQMKTLELKLKGLPSMAGIVHTAVVLHDAFVHNMELDSFKKVLAPKLRGAFLLHKMSLQMDLDFFVLFSSLASVMGGRGQSAYSAANAFLDSLAGYRRHTLGLPGLAINWGPIGGAGILTRELKIANLHAEYGFGLLDAELGSKFLIEILKCQPSRCQVTLAEIDWVQFFKTSDESARSTRVKSLRSEVEDKSERHTDETASLASRILFQTDTTKREHLIEEFVMSTLARCFELDSFSEADRTTSLYAFGADSITALTLKAAFETSLQMSFEVFYFLQPEISAVKIVRDLQEMMSNPENQQEIQQQQHTAFVKTIEQEDTTLMSPLSFNDSSNGANDSEKDTVKVVPIYAPEDAEVKFFCIHPSHRYVMSVAPFASGFRSQTLVAMYSIGFTEPVYHGADCSSVRELASHYVSLVREEQKHGPYFLGGYCFGGLVAYEMACILTEQGESVGFVGMIDTYVWLPPSGGFGRFSSYFLQDFDPEKQVEIRMESYLSRIAINNLAMKEEEYQRMRAEHSISDVMDLLQQRSCDLDKPLYNLKDMRDNLHHDIVTSRKRQDEWEPAKVQYEGPVLYIRCEDPKYCPVLWHYKSSDRAWEDVLPGPVDVCMCPGDHFSLGLLPEARPVGMIMVNSISFRYRTLFPELYPLELDYKHRRAIRTYLGGIPVVLYGENGKGCKTGKVSLKREKQELCFMSSSRRSRNIGIPLKDVRSVLPGKYVTHATRKWARKSLDHLLQDLGNVVSVFANRTYDFQFSSIEDTQMFVLLTEALFNVNIADMF, from the exons ATGATCCTGTATTCATCTGAGGGGCAAATTCATGAATTCGCGAGCAATTCCGGCTGTATCGCATTTAGTGGCTTGGTGACAGAGGTCGGGTCAAGGCGCTCTCGGTTTAAGCCATCTAACAAAGTATGTGGCATCATAACACCATGTAGAGTAGGTGAAAAGATTCGTGTTAAGGAAGTTCATTTGCTGATCCAGCCAGAAGTATTCACTGAAGTACAAGCAGCAGCCTTTCCCTATTGCATCGTTATTGCGTGCAAAGTTCTTGATCGGTCTTTATCCGGAAAGACATCACCCACCGTGCTTATTCATGAAGCTCAAACTGGACTGGGATACACAACTGCCGCCATCGCTGCCGCAATGGGACACAAAACAGTTTGCTCTACGACACAGTTAGGCAATGAAAGCACCAGGAGGATTTTACAGAATGCAGGAATCGAGGGTATTGTTGACGTAAGCTGTCTCGACCTCGAAGATGAGTGCAAAGCAAAATTTGACGCTGTTCTGTTTTTGTCTAGTCCAAAACCTGGTGCCATGAAGCGAAGCCTGTCCTCTTTGAAGCATGATGGAAAACTAGTAGTTGCTTGTGAAGATTTCACAGGACAAGCTATCCTCTCTGGAAGAAGCTCAATCTGCTATGATAGGATTAGACCAAGTGAATTGCTTATGGGAACAAATGAGAGTTTCGAAGAGATGTGGCTCAGTTGTCAGTCGATGTTAATGAGAACTGGAGTACTTCAAAAGCTTCTGGTCGTACCACAAGAGACTACAAGCGTCTATCGTGCAGTCAAGAAGTGGAATTCCGAAGAAAAATGGCCTCAACAGGAAAAACGCTCCACCATATACAGGATGTTTATGTTTGATAAAAATGAACGTCCGTGTGCTCAGATCCCAGGACTAGACATCTTCGGACTGAAACGGGACAGGACATATATGGTTGCAGGGGGTGTTCGAGGTTTTGGATTCCAATTGGCCCAGTCTTTTGCAGAGAACGGAGCAAAAACAGTCGTCCTTCTTGCAAGGTCTCCCCCTAgcgaagaaaagaaaaaagttgtTCAAGAGATTGAAAGAAGGACAGGTGCACGGATGATCATGGAGCAGGTTGACTTGTCCAGTGAGACGCAAATGAAGACACTAGAGTTAAAGCTGAAAGGGCTTCCTAGCATGGCCGGCATTGTCCATACGGCAGTGGTTCTACACGATGCCTTCGTGCACAACATGGAACTTGACAGCTTCAAAAAAGTATTGGCACCGAAACTCAGGG GAGCATTTCTACTTCACAAAATGAGTCTCCAGATGGACTTGGATTTCTTCGTCTTGTTCTCCTCCCTTGCTTCGGTAATGGGCGGTCGAGGACAGTCTGCGTATTCGGCTGCAAATGCCTTCTTGGACTCGCTAGCAGGGTACAGGCGCCATACGCTTGGCCTACCTGGTCTCGCTATCAACTGGGGACCAATTGGCGGAGCAGGGATACTCACCAGGGAGCTAAAGATCGCAAATCTGCATGCGGAGTATGGGTTCGGTTTACTTGATGCTGAATTGG GCTCAAAATTTCTGATCGAAATCTTGAAATGCCAGCCAAGCAGGTGTCAGGTCACTCTGGCCGAAATAGACTGGGTTCAGTTTTTCAAAACAAGTGATGAGTCTGCGCGATCAACACGTGTCAAAAGTCTGAGAAGTGAGGTGGAGGATAAGAGTGAGCGGCATACAG ACGAGACGGCATCACTGGCTTCACGCATCTTGTTTCAGACAGACACAACTAAGAGGGAGCACTTGATCGAAGAATTCGTGATGTCAACATTGGCTCGTTGCTTTGAGCTAGACTCATTTTCAGAAGCAGACCGGACAACAAGTTTGTACGCCTTTGGGGCTGATTCAATCACGGCACTTACGCTGAAAGCAGCCTTCGAGACGTCACTTCAAATGTCTTTCGAG GTGTTCTACTTCTTACAACCCGAAATCAGCGCAGTGAAGATTGTAAGAGACTTGCAAGAAATGATGTCTAACCCAGAGAACCAGCAAGAAATTCAACAGCAGCAACACACTGCATTCGTAAAGACGATCGAACAAGAAGACACCACGCTCATGAGCCCATTATCTTTCAATGACTCCTCAAAT GGTGCAAATGATTCCGAGAAGGATACGGTGAAGGTTGTTCCAATCTATGCTCCTGAGGATGCCGAGGTGAAGTTCTTCTGTATCCACCCGTCGCATCGTTATGTTATGAGTGTTGCGCCATTCGCTTCGGGATTTAGATCTCAG ACTCTCGTCGCTATGTACTCAATTGGTTTTACGGAGCCTGTCTATCATGGTGCTGATTGTTCGAGCGTGCGCGAGCTGGCTAGTCATTACGTCAGCCTCGTGCGAGAGGAGCAAAAGCATGGACCATACTTTCTAGGAGGATATTGTTTTGGAGGCTTGGTGGCGTACGAAATGGCGTGCATACTAACGGAGCAGGGAGAGAGTGTGGGGTTTGTTGGCATGATCGACACCTATGTCTGGTTACCTCCATCCGGAGGTTTTGGAAGGTTTTCGTCCTACTTCCTTCAAGATTTCGATCCAGAGAAACAAGTAGAG ATTCGTATGGAGTCGTATCTGTCGCGCATCGCCATAAATAATTTGGCAATGAAAGAGGAGGAGTATCAACGCATGCGCGCCGAGCACTCAATTTCGGATGTTATGGATCTCTTGCAGCAACGAAGCTGCGATCTCGACAAGCCTTTATACAATTTGAAAGACATGCGAGACAACTTGCACCACGACATCGTCACTTCCCGAAAAAGGCAAGATGAATGGGAACCGGCAAAG GTACAATACGAAGGCCCTGTTTTGTACATACGTTGCGAAGACCCAAAGTATTGTCCTGTACTGTGGCACTACAAATCCTCTGACAGAGCTTGGGAAGATGTGCTTCCTGGCCCAGTGGATGTGTGTATGTGTCCAGGAGACCATTTTTCCCTTGGGCTACTTCCAGAGGCTCGGCCTGTTGGAATGATTATGGTTAACTCCATAAGCTTTCGGTACAGAACGCTTTTCCCAGAGCTTTATCCACTCGAGCTCGATTACAAGCATCGAAGAGCGATCAGGACATATTTGGGAGGGATTCCTGTCGTACTGTATGGTGAAAATG GCAAAGGATGCAAAACAGGAAAAGTCTCCTTGAAGAGGGAGAAGCAAGAATTGTGCTTTATGAGCAGTAGCAGAAGATCAAGAAACATCGGCATCCCTCTCAAAG ATGTGCGTTCTGTACTTCCTGGAAAGTATGTCACCCATGCAACAAGGAAATGGGCGAGAAAATCTCTTGATCACCTTCTCCAAGACCTCGGGAATGTGGTCTCGGTTTTCGCTAATCGCACATACGACTTTCAGTTCTCAAGCATCGAGGACACCCAGATGTTTGTTTTGCTGACTGAGGCACTTTTCAACGTGAACATTGCAGACATGTTCTag
- the LOC116618252 gene encoding GDNF-inducible zinc finger protein 1-like codes for MADQSTCASAGPKPSHSSADKRSIKNPTGWNSFFQSVAPDVTEQLGDSEIGQVSKVVGAMSKQLSADVRKDWKDKAQCQREELDMGIAEEEKCPSRNTTFKRKKDMKYHRKGCHECICEICHKQFNHEQKLKRHKNKEHNATYKCGTCQKSFAEKRNLKRHESTH; via the exons ATGGCGGATCAGTCCACGTGCGCGAGTGCTGGACCAAAACCATCCCATTCTTCTGCAGACAAAAGATCTATCAAGAACCCAACAGGGTGGAACTCTTTTTTTCAATCAGTTGCG CCAGATGTCACGGAACAACTCGGAGATTCGGAGATTGGGCAGGTTTCCAAAGTCGTTGGGGCTATGTCGAAGCAATTGTCTGCTGATGTACGAAAG GACTGGAAAGATAAAGCACAATGCCAAAGAGAAGAACTTGATATGGGCATTGCAGAAGAGGAAAAGTGTCCATCCCGCAACACCACATTCAAGAGGAAGAAGGACATGAAGTACCATAGAAAAGGCTGCCATGAGTGTATTTGTGAAATATGTCATAAGCAATTTAATCATGAGCAAAAACTGAAGAGACATAAAAACAAAGAGCACAATGCAACATATAAATGTGGCACATGTCAAAAGAGTTTCGCAGAGAAACGAAATCTCAAGAGACATGAAAGTACCCATTGA
- the LOC125572508 gene encoding uncharacterized protein LOC125572508: MRNTVRKAISELLNDDHCMEYPTLVSYLQKLYNDKESFALCFKKELPVRGNHTNNFAEAQFLVLKDIILRRTKEYNVVGLLDKLTIDLEDHYKNKLLSIADGSFDGTYRHRFMGKGSFGFNVPDRKELDGYLSSVESFGNNTFKVGSSSDGSQSHTVDMTIGMCTCGIGKDGSPCKHQYVLWVSKLADCVNFVPVNNPRERQKLAWLAIGETLPLSYYMPLRSTEAEQITLQPCGPNECGTVIEKSINRDQEPNYTTGEEIHDEDKSIIANAQQLMRSSCDQIIQNLQSSGDLNLAKGIIKFSKRVTTLTATRSMNSNLVSALFSFVSNELKKTGSGKKSVFSQTGSESVVVEAFRLFQKGVQYNFKNQHRRGSAAMIWQK; this comes from the exons ATGCGCAACACCGTGCGCAAGGCCATTAGCGAACTTTTAAATGATGACCATTGCATGGAATACCCCACTTTAGTAAGCTATTTACAAAAACTTTACAATGACAAAGAATCTTTTGCTCTAtgctttaaaaaagaactgCCTGTTAGAGGGAACCACACAAACAATTTTGCTGAGGCTCAGTTTCTGGTTCTGAAAGATATAATTCTGCGGCGAACAAAAGAGTACAATGTTGTTGGGCTTCTGGACAAGCTTACAATTGATTTAGAAGACCACTACAAGAATAAACTCCTCAGTATTGCTGATGGGAGTTTTGATGGCACTTATAGACATCGATTCATGGGGAAAGGGAGCTTTGGGTTTAATGTCCCAGATAGAAAAGAACTTGATGGCTACCTTTCTTCTGTTGAAAGTTTTGGTAATAATACTTTCAAAGTTGGAAGCTCTTCAGATGGCAGTCAAAG ccATACAGTAGACATGACTATTGGAATGTGTACCTGTGGCATTGGCAAAGATGGGAGCCCATGCAAACACCAGTATGTCCTTTGGGTGTCCAAGCTGGCAGACTGTGTTAATTTTGTCCCAGTAAACAATCCCCGTGAGAGACAGAAATTAGCCTGGTTGGCTATAGGAGAGACACTTCCTCTTAGTTACTATATGCCATTGCGCTCAACTGAGGCTGAACAGATTACATTGCAACCTTGTGGACCTAATGAGTGTGGCACTGTCATTGAGAAATCCATTAACAGGGATCAAGAACCAAACTACACGACTGGTGAAGAAATTCATGATGAGGATAAATCTATTATTGCAAATGCTCAACAATTGATGAGGAGCTCTTGTGACCAAATTATTCAAAACCTCCAAAGCTCTGGGGATCTTAATTTGGCTAAAGGAATAATAAAGTTCTCCAAAAGAGTAACAACCTTAACAGCGACAAGGTCTATGAATTCAAATTTGGTGAGTGCCCTTTTCTCTTTCGTGTCTAATGAACTGAAGAAAACGGGAAGTGGAAAAAAATCCGTGTTCAGCCAAACAGGAAGCGAAAGTGTGGTAGTGGAAGCCTTCAGGCTGTTTCAAAAGGGCGTCCAGTACAACTTCAAGAACCAACATCGAAGAGGAAGCGCAGCCATGATTTGGCAAAAGTAG